A genomic window from Fusarium oxysporum Fo47 chromosome VIII, complete sequence includes:
- a CDS encoding amidase signature domain-containing protein encodes MPGIQFNDIVTRKQQHRASLIPEQWRIKVSNPQAEYSPLKELLGSNILTSMELDLTDCTKHDAVGILSLLATGGITAKSLITSFCKRAAAAHSLTNFITEVNFDQAIRRAVELDEHLKRTSTPIGPLHGLPITVKDHMDVEGHDSSAGIAAWCFSPAESNSHLVQIMVDAGAVIIAKTNVPQTCLAADTINVVFGRTLNAHKSGFGAGGSSGGEGTSLAMGASILGLGSDGAGSARMPAMANGVIGYRPSGYRLPADGRSILDPGMIGITQLGPVATFGFMGHSVRDIRLVSKVVSDAKPWDKDPFLYPSPWLNILAPARPRIGVWTLETRNNYLHLFPPVRRGYIAAQERLRQAGYELIEFQPPDMAEVWDLCKAFIHVQGLSVLKGHIEKEPITKVVKDTGILTSRWPTGLKLDDIHRLNQRLARLNVQMKQAWNATGHALDALLWVTSPNTALPVDEWRDTTFTTIFNAVDWPAISLPLGMSCDKDVDVPYINFEPFGTEDSRLNSLYDPEHFHGLPLSVQLAGQKFEDEKLLAIAELIHPIMRGDS; translated from the exons ATGCCCGGAATCCAATTCAAT GATATTGTTACACGTAAGCAGCAGCATCGCGCTTCACTCATCCCAGAGCAGTGGAGGATCAAAGTCTCAAATCCACAGGCTGAATATTCCCCTCTCAAAGAACTGCTTGGTAGCAATATATTGACGTCAATGGAACTTGATCTGACTGATTGTACCAAGCATGATGCTGTTGGGATCCTCAGCCTCCTTGCCACTGGTGGTATTACAGCCAAAAGTTTGATCACGTCTTTCTGCAAGAGGGCTGCGGCTGCGCACAGCCTGACCAATTTCATCACTGAGGTGAACTTTGACCAGGCTATCCGTCGCGCTGTAGAGCTTGACGAGCATCTCAAACGCACCAGCACCCCAATCGGGCCGCTGCATGGTCTTCCCATCACTGTCAAAGACCACATGGACGTTGAGGGACATGACTCATCTGCCGGAATTGCGGCTTGGTGCTTCAGCCCAGCAGAGTCCAACTCGCACCTTGTTCAAATCATGGTTGACGCTGGCGCTGTCATCATAGCCAAGACCAATGTACCCCAGACATGCCTGGCCGCTGATACCATCAACGTTGTGTTCGGAAGAACGCTTAATGCACACAAGAGCGGGTTCGGAGCCGGCGGGTCGTCTGGCGGAGAGGGCACTTCCCTTGCTATGGGCGCATCGATCCTTGGGCTGGGGTCAGACGGCGCTGGATCTGCTAGAATGCCAGCAATGGCGAATGGAGTCATTGGTTATCGACCAAGTGGCTATCGTCTCCCCGCTGATGGGAGATCCATTCTCGACCCAGGCATGATCGGCATCACACAATTGGGACCCGTTGCAACATTTGGCTTCATGGGTCATTCAGTTCGAGACATTCGACTTGTATCCAAAGTGGTCAGCGACGCAAAACCATGGGACAAGGACCCCTTTCTGTATCCGTCACCCTGGTTGAACATTCTGGCGCCCGCTAGGCCCCGTATTGGAGTATGGACCCTGGAGACGAGAAACAACTATCTTCATCTATTCCCTCCCGTCAGGCGGGGCTACATAGCAGCACAGGAACGGCTGCGCCAAGCGGGCTACGAGCTCATCGAGTTCCAGCCACCAGATATGGCCGAGGTCTGGGACCTTTGTAAAGCCTTTATCCACGTTCAGGGACTCTCCGTTTTGAAGGGGCATATAGAAAAAGAACCCATCACCAAGGTTGTGAAAGATACAGGCATCTTGACGTCCCGATGGCCCACAGGACTCAAACTTGATGACATCCACAGACTCAACCAGAGACTTGCAAGGCTAAACGTCCAGATGAAACAGGCTTGGAACGCGACCGGTCATGCTCTTGATGCCCTGCTTTGGGTCACCAGCCCCAACACAGCTCTGCCAGTCGATGAATGGAGAGATACAACCTTTACGACTATATTCAACGCCGTCGATTGGCCCGCCATCTCTCTGCCTCTGGGCATGAGCTGTGAtaaggatgttgatgttcCGTACATAAACTTCGAACCATTTGGAACTGAAGACAGCCGGCTTAATTCTCTCTATGATCCCGAGCATTTTCATGGGCTTCCATTATCTGTGCAGTTAGCAGGTCAGAAGTTCGAGGATGAAAAGCTTCTAGCTATTGCAGAACTTATTCATCCGATTATGAGGGGTGATAGTTAA
- a CDS encoding uncharacterized protein (expressed protein), with protein MTEVISAASSIVSLLDFSLKVITTIREVNHAYHEAPQVVLNLGGNLEAIQEILELVREQPDLQVKIVGDEVARLKVTLEQLQEVHEKMQERAKKNKVKRYARAVLDHDRDSEGISDILRRIDLHQGFLTVRILVVNVGMAGNIRDGFQVACDTLTQVDQRVKAVLGEGLRIRRVLQDRSLLPAGESEEFIYLADDDRAAIENATARKNPTELQAEIERFVTKNLKAGDNLTYYEGDLGFDNPSTPGQRSVMEDICLGKDASVIRGNVSKEASAAFIAGLWGYKT; from the coding sequence GAAGTCATCAGCGCCGCCAGCTCCATTGTGAGTCTCCTTGACTTTTCTCTCAAGGTTATCACGACCATACGCGAAGTGAACCACGCGTATCATGAGGCTCCGCAAGTCGTCTTGAACCTTGGGGGTAATCTGGAAGCTATTCAAGAGATTCTGGAGCTTGTCCGAGAACAACCTGACCTTCAAGTTAAAATTGTCGGGGATGAAGTTGCAAGGCTGAAAGTCACCCTCGAACAACTCCAAGAAGTTCATGAAAAAATGCAAGAGAGGGCAAAGAAAAATAAGGTCAAGAGATATGCACGTGCGGTGCTTGATCATGACCGAGACAGTGAAGGAATAAGCGATATTTTGCGTCGGATTGATCTCCACCAGGGATTCCTGACAGTCCGTATTTTGGTAGTCAACGTTGGCATGGCTGGTAACATCCGGGATGGATTTCAAGTCGCTTGCGACACTTTGACTCAGGTTGACCAGAGAGTGAAAGCGGTGCTTGGCGAAGGTCTCCGGATCAGGCGCGTTTTACAAGACCGATCTCTGCTACCTGCTGGAGAAAGTGAAGAATTTATTTACTTAGCCGATGACGATAGAGCTGCTATCGAGAACGCTACAGCAAGAAAGAATCCGACGGAGTTACAGGCTGAGATAGAACGATTTGTGACTAAGAATTTGAAGGCCGGCGATAACCTGACGTATTACGAGGGCGATCTTGGTTTCGATAACCCGAGCACGCCGGGTCAAAGATCGGTGATGGAAGATATTTGTCTAGGAAAGGACGCTTCGGTCATTCGTGGCAATGTTTCGAAAGAGGCTTCAGCTGCCTTTATTGCTGGATTGTGGGGTTATAAAACCTAA